A single Salmo salar chromosome ssa19, Ssal_v3.1, whole genome shotgun sequence DNA region contains:
- the LOC106579658 gene encoding leucine-rich repeat-containing protein 30: MGHKQSKEEEMKRQARKSAGREDSLTSAERIRNHAYKQWGYSILSLARRGLKEPPKELWELTELEKLNLSLNCLRALPPALSILSNLVVLNLWGNQLTSLPPEIGQLRHLRVLFCYRNQLTEVPEELGNCTRLEVLSLANNEISGLPASCANLTCLRKLNLSHNKIVHIPGCVYTMKRLVFLHLACNRLECIAESIAALVELKILIVEGNEIHSLPKMICCLTRLELLNVDFNDIQNVPQEMHQLSRLEKLAYHPLDKGLHIMQNPLQKQIKEVLEGGLIALFNYLKSN; this comes from the coding sequence ATGGGACACAAGCAGTCCAAGGAAGAGGAGATGAAGAGGCAGGCGAGGAAGAGTGCCGGCCGTGAGGACAGCTTGACGTCGGCAGAGCGGATCCGCAACCACGCGTACAAACAGTGGGGCTACAGCATACTGAGCCTGGCCCGCCGTGGCCTCAAGGAACCCCCCAAGGAACTATGGGAGCTGACGGAGCTCGAGAAGCTCAATCTGTCGTTGAACTGCCTGCGGGCTCTGCCCCCCGCCCTCAGCATCCTCAGCAACCTGGTGGTCCTCAACCTGTGGGGGAACCAGCTGACCAGCCTGCCCCCAGAAATCGGCCAGCTCAGACACCTCCGCGTCCTGTTCTGCTACCGCAACCAACTGACCGAGGTTCCAGAGGAGCTGGGCAACTGCACCAGGCTGGAGGTCCTCAGCCTGGCCAACAACGAGATATCTGGCCTCCCTGCCTCCTGCGCCAACCTGACCTGCCTGAGGAAGCTCAATCTCAGCCACAACAAAATTGTTCACATCCCCGGCTGTGTCTACACCATGAAGAGACTGGTATTCCTCCACCTGGCCTGCAACAGGCTGGAGTGCATCGCCGAGAGCATCGCGGCGCTGGTGGAGCTCAAGATCCTCATCGTGGAGGGGAACGAGATCCACTCGCTGCCCAAGATGATCTGCTGCCTGACGCGGCTGGAGCTGCTCAACGTGGACTTCAACGACATCCAGAACGTGCCCCAGGAGATGCACCAGCTCAGCAGGCTGGAGAAGCTGGCCTACCACCCTCTGGATAAGGGGCTCCACATCATGCAGAACCCCTTGCAGAAGCAAATCAAAGAGGTGCTGGAAGGAGGCCTCATCGCCCTCTTTAATTATCTGAAATCTAATTAA